The segment CCGAATGGGAGCCACCTTGGGCACTTGACTTCTTGCAATCTGCTATAAAACACAAAGTCACGGGTCttccatgcttcgcccatatcCCCTGGTGGAAGCCGTCCAAGGTTACGTGGATCTCCAATGGAGGCGCCTCAGGCCGGAGATCCTCAGCCACAAAATTCAAAGCCGGCTGCTCCAGCGCTTCAAACCGGTTGGGTCCCACGCAGTGTAGCAGCGCTTCAAACTGACTGGGTCTCATGCGGTGTAGCAATGTCAACTAAAACACTAAGGCCACATGGATGTTGGAGCTAGTGTAAGCCTTGATAGCACTGGCCGTCACCCTGTTGCAGCCCAGAGCCAGTGAAGCATCAGGGCCAGAACATCCGGGCCAGATGGCAGCGGCAGACCCTTAGCCCCGAGGCCACCTAGGGCATTCTTGATGGAATGGGCCACCTCCGTCATGTGCTTGGCAAGCCCTTAGGATTCCGTGCGCAAGGCTTCCTTCGCTCACCGACCCCACTCTTGCTAGGCTATGGCCACTGCAATCCGGAGGTCCTAGGCTTTGCCTTCTGCGGCAATGCGGCCCGTGATGGCCTAGTCAATGGACGCCTTCACAACTCGGCGGGCTTTAGTAGCCTCATaagcctcagcctccgcacgctcCTGGCGCATCATCTCTTCATGCAGAAAGCACTCCGTAGCCTCCACTCACCTCTCAGCCTCCTTTAGGGTGTGACAGAGCCCTACCGTCTCGTCATGAGCCATGTTCAGGGCCAGGCACTAAGAATAGCCTAGCGTCTTAGCTAGGAGCTTTCCCATGGAGCACAATGAGAGAGAAATAAGGATTAGCAAACCGAAGGCTGGAACTAGGAAAGCTTCATCTAACATAAATACTTGCCAGGCCACCGCCTCTAGatgcgccgccacctcctccgagGGCCTCTAAGCCAGAGATAGCTCGATCTCCCTAGTCCTAAGGAGAGACGAGGTGGAAGCAAAGGTGCTCAATGCCTCCAGACGAAGCGTGAAGTCATCTGGTGTTAGGGCCTCGAAGCTcaatccctgctttaggagtacAGAGGTGGTCGCCGCAGAGGGTCTGGCTCCCCCAGCCCTGAACACGAGAGCGAGATCATGGCCCAGTGGGACACCCGAGGTAGTGAATCCATCGCTTCTGGAGTGGCTACCTCAGGTATCTCTTGGGGAATAGTCGGTTCCTCTAGGTAAGCCAAAACCTCAAGAACGGAGGCTAAGGTTGGGTCCGTTTCGATGGCCCTTGTAgaccgaaaaaagaaaaacataaagGTAAGAATCCTTAAGCACTGATGCAGTTGGGTATTGAACGATGCCTCACCCATGCCACGGTCATAGTGGTAACAGGGTCCGTGATGTCCTCGTTATTGAAGGGGTCGTCAATTCCCCATGACGCGTATTCATCAAGGAAGGTCCCGTGCCCCTCCTCCTTGGTCATGGCCTGCTGGGTCCGAGACGACCAGAGCCTTCCCGAAACCACCCTCTTTGGCCTGGGACACATCCTCAGTTGCGTCGCCCGAACCTCTGGTGCCCTCGACACGCCTCTGATGCTTCGCCCTGCTGGATTTTGCCTCAGAGGACTTATCCATTGAGCTAGCGCAAGAGACTACGGGGCCAGGTGGAGGCCAGTCCAGAGTCTGATCGTGAGAATTGCGGAGGCTATGGCGCCCAAGGCCTCACGCCCTCACTTTCCAGTGACCTGGGGTTCCATTGGGTCTGGCCAAGCCAGAGCCACAATTCTGAGGCTGGAGCAGACACGGTTGTGCCGCTCCCAGGCCCGAGCCAACTCCACACAGTGGTCCCGCTCTACAAAGGAGGGTTGGCTGAGGAATTAGTCCACAATCTCGGCCACATGGTCTAGCGCAAGGTACTTATCTGAAAGTAAAAAGGTGTTTCATGTTTGCAGATTCAATGCTAAACAAAGGGGAGGACTCACCAGAAGTGACGGTGGGGCCAGGGTATGCGTTCGACTCACCCTCCTCACCTTGCAAGAAAGTGTGGTCCCAATCTGCCCAAAGAGGCCAAATCCATAGCCACGTGAACTCCTCTACAAGATAACACATGATCATCCTCCTTGCCACCTTTCAGAGGAATGCCACCCTCGAAACAAGCTGGGGCCCAGGAAGACCACCATTGGGGTTCAGACGTAATGAATGTCCCGGTTGGTGGAGCAAAGGGGGGATCTGAAGCCCACATCATAATAGAATCACCCCTTCGGCCACCTAGTATACCACCAGTCATTGATGGCCTTCACTGGAAACGCGTCCTGATAATCCTGCTGAAGTTGGAAGTTCACACTGCCAAAGTTGAGGGCCTTCGTCTCTCCGTCCTCTACCTGAGTCTTATGCTAGCATCTTGCTTCATGAATGGCGGCAAAGAGCTTTGCTTGTCCCTCACAGCCCTCCACCCGCATGGCCCATTCGAAGATGGCCAGGCAGGTGATAGCATTGGTTGAGAGTTGAGGGAGCTCCACATATAAGTGGCGAAGCACCCACTCGATGAGTAGCACGGCCGAGAAGCAAAGGCCCGCGTCAAAGAAGGCCTCAAAGACCATATTCTTGTGGCTCTGCGGTGCCCGCAAAGTGTGAGCGATGGATCTGGAGGAGATTTTCCCCTCCTCGACCATCCAGTCAATATCGAACTTGGTGACAGTTGACACCCCCAGTGCACTGGTTTGCATAAGGTTCTTCTTACTAGCCTTGTGGAGCACCACGCCTGATGGCGTCCCGGGTAGTGGCGGAGGTATCACCATTGTCATAGTTTCAACCGGCTTGCACGCACCGATGGCCCTGTCCGCCGCTGGCTCACCTACACCAGTGGCAGCCACAGAGGTTGATCCCGCCTGATGGGTGGCAGCGACTGAGGTCGACGATGTGGCAGCAGGATTCTCGGATGTCGTGCGACCCCTGTCAGGAAGCCAGCTCTGCTGCGCACACCTGAGTGAGTCACGAGGTCCTTAGGATGCGGCAAGGAGCACTCATTGGCAAGGGAGGCTGGGAGTGTTAGGTTAGGTGAGCGTGGGGGCAAGGGCAAGGAGCAAGGAGCAAGGATGCCAGATAAAGTCATCGCTCAATTGGAACCCCTACTTTATTAGTCAGGGGAGGAGTCGTTGCCTCCTCAGGGCGTGTGAGCACGCCCCGTCTTGTCACCCACAATCATGGGGAAACGAAACTGCTCTCCATGACTCTCCAATGTGGAGATGCCACGTGTCCCACTACTGCCTAGCAAGATATGACTGTACCACTAATCGCAGGTTGCATTTAATGCCCTCTCTCATAAGCCATGTCAGGCATTTGGCTTGACCATTGGACCGGCACTTAAAACAACTAGAGGACCATGGGCTCCCTAGCAACAGAGCTAACGATCATCGGAGGCCCTACTTCGAAGAACCGGGGCCGCCCTCGTGAGGGGCtactccttcctctccactacttctctaagcttgagccacttAAGTGAGTTAGGCTCTCGTTGTAACTTGTTTGTGGAAGATATATTCTTTCACCAACAACAATAATACTATCACTGTCTGTTCATAGCTAGAACCTATAGTGATAGTCAATTATCACTGTAGGTTCTTTTCAAATGGAATTTTAGTGTCAATCTTTGATACGAACCGTCAGTGATACTTCATCACTGCCGGATCGTAAAGAACCAGTACTAATGGGGCGGCATATATAGGGGTTTTTTATAGTGCTCTAATGCTCTATGTCCTTGATTATACCACTTCCATGACACTTGGCAATTAGATGATATCATTAATTATTTGGAGACACAAGAATGCAGCCACCCAGGAAACGGCTAAGATCTGAGATTTTTTGCGATGAAACGGTTCAGAGAACTATGTCACAGAGTATCCTGTGCATGAAAATTGTATGTTTGGTAATTGGGCAAAATGAAAGCAATACATAGTAAGACTGCATCACCCAAACCTAGATTAGTATGCTATCTAGCCTCTGAAATGCTAGTGGTTACAACATTTACACTGCTAGGTGAAGTAGTGGATAGCTCTCCATCCGTCGCGCTCAAGTTGAAGTAGGCCGGCTGTTTTGGTAGTGGCAGGCTCGACATAGTCTCAATCGATAGCATCGCAACTACGTCGGACATGGTGGGGCGATCAACTGCACTCTCCTGGACACACATCAGGGCAATAGTAATGCATTTCAATATCTCCAGTGTTTGGTCTTGGTTGTCTTCTAATGATGCGTCAACAAGCTCAAACCATCTGCCCTCCTTCCATAGCTTCCATGCCTTAAAATAATGTGTCAACCTCagttatgtaatatgagtttgCTGAATTaaagttagaaaatatatgaaaatctaCGTAAAGACATGGATCACATATGCGATATCGACATGAGTTGTTCTTACAAAGCAATGTGGAACTAATTAActagtatatattttttagataatgaaagTATAATTTTCGGTCTCTGTATCAACAAGACGTCCATAATACACAcaatcatttaaaaaaaatagccaGTCATATTCGCATCCAAAAGACTCAAACTTGGATGGTCTAAAGTATATCCACGCAATAAACCAATTGAACTAGACTCAGTTTCTAAATTAACTAGTAGACAGGGGCCACATATGCGATATCCGGATTGAACTGGGGTGTTCTATTTTCCCAGGCCAGTTTTTATATCGACCGCCCATAATTGAAGAGCAGGCACCATCAGGAGCACACCCTAAATTGCAAGCCCACTTTAAACTGCAAAATAATAGAAGAACTTACATAGCCAAGCAGGTTGAAGAAAGCTCCTTGCTGGTGAAAACCAGCATTTCTCTTCCCGCTAATAATCTCAAGAAGTAACACACCAAAGCTAAATACGTCGGTTTTGACCGAGAAGACGCCCTCTGAAGCATACTCTGGAGCCATGTAGCCACTGAATGGAAAAGAGATACCAAAACATCCTGTGTCAATTAACTAGTTTGAtcctatttgttttttattctgattatggtTTTAgcctcaaaagcaaaagcaaaaatagTCCTATTCTAAAAGCTGATTCTCGCAATCCATAAGCCAAGTTATACTTACGAAATCCTACAATCCACGTGGAATTTAGATTGTGacaatcttaaaaaaaacaaataaggtCTTAATCTATGCATAACACAGGAATTGCAACAGTTGTTGGAATAGAATTGCACAGAGTGCATGCTTACTATGTCCCTACTACTTTATCCGTGTTCCCTTGAATAGCATTTGAGTTAAATATTTTTGCTAGCCCAAAATCAGATATCTTTGGATTCATGTCGTTGTCCAAGAGAACATTGCTTGCTTTCAGGTCCCTATGTATGACGCGCAGTCGGGAGAGCTTATGAAGATATAGAAGACCTTGTGCTATCCCTTCAACTATATTAAGACGTTTGTTCCAAGTTAGTAATGTTGCTCTTGTTACATCTGCAGTGGTAGTAGTGTTATCAGCTCTAAAGAAACAAGGATATATGTTTGATATATTACTAAAATGTCATAGCAAACAAAAGGAAATTTATATAGAACATACCAAAGAGGAAGAAGTCCAGACTCTTGTTTTGCATATATTCATAGATTAATATGTGTTCTTCCCCTTGAATACAACATCCTAGGAGTCGAACTAGATTGGTGTGTTGTAGTTTAGCTATAAGATGGATTTCATTCTTAAACTCCACAAACCCTTGACCAGAATGTGGCGCAAGTCTTTTAACTGCTACTTCGAGTCCATTCGGAAATTGGCCCTGCAAAATTTGAAGTTTTCCGTAAGAAAATCAAGTCAAGAGTAAAATCTCCATTCCATAGAAATTAAGAGATTTTAAATATTAGCCTACTTATGATCATACTTTATATATGAATTTTCTTAAAGTGCAAATTTGGATATATTGTTTTAACCATATATAAATTAAAGAATTGTCCTCGACTTTGTTTAGTGAGTTCAGTAAACTGTGCTCATGATAGCATGCCACCTTGTATACAGAGCCAAAGCCCCCTTGTCCAAGTTTGTGTTCTTCAGAGAAGTTGGCGGTAGCCTCCACTATTTGAGGGAAATGGAACACTGTGAACTCTGAATCCGTCTCTTGAATCCTCCAAAGCATTGGTACGTCTTCATTTCTGGCCAAATTAGCCATGGGTTGTTCTTGCAATTTCATCTTCCCTAAA is part of the Phragmites australis chromosome 12, lpPhrAust1.1, whole genome shotgun sequence genome and harbors:
- the LOC133886728 gene encoding cysteine-rich receptor-like protein kinase 15 isoform X1, which translates into the protein MPIDRNRQRELAGGQTMVVVVAVVLALLLSPLAAAQPWQYCGSSAMYSPNSTYQANLDTVSAALPHNASSSPALFATSAQGAGSADRIFALTICRGDVDAPTCYDCVTGAFQDARGSCPYDKEVAVLYDACFLYFSDQDFLNTTANVGQITLYNTQNVSGRDDPNSRGAALFTRQVRALLNGTARWAAYSSPRRFATARIYNGSVAVPVPTLYALTQCTPDLSPGDCWGCLEDLIVKSPLTGRTVGARIAGVRCSYRYEDYAFYRGDPMLNLGTPPPYTEPTGGRRSGKKRKLWILSIAVPLVTIFLCIFFFGWVRRLRKGKMKLQEQPMANLARNEDVPMLWRIQETDSEFTVFHFPQIVEATANFSEEHKLGQGGFGSVYKGQFPNGLEVAVKRLAPHSGQGFVEFKNEIHLIAKLQHTNLVRLLGCCIQGEEHILIYEYMQNKSLDFFLFDVTRATLLTWNKRLNIVEGIAQGLLYLHKLSRLRVIHRDLKASNVLLDNDMNPKISDFGLAKIFNSNAIQGNTDKVVGTYGYMAPEYASEGVFSVKTDVFSFGVLLLEIISGKRNAGFHQQGAFFNLLGYAWKLWKEGRWFELVDASLEDNQDQTLEILKCITIALMCVQESAVDRPTMSDVVAMLSIETMSSLPLPKQPAYFNLSATDGELSTTSPSSVNVVTTSISEAR
- the LOC133886728 gene encoding G-type lectin S-receptor-like serine/threonine-protein kinase At1g67520 isoform X3, which produces MNVHTQGTDGIPVPVFHCFVLLTNWKMKLQEQPMANLARNEDVPMLWRIQETDSEFTVFHFPQIVEATANFSEEHKLGQGGFGSVYKGQFPNGLEVAVKRLAPHSGQGFVEFKNEIHLIAKLQHTNLVRLLGCCIQGEEHILIYEYMQNKSLDFFLFDVTRATLLTWNKRLNIVEGIAQGLLYLHKLSRLRVIHRDLKASNVLLDNDMNPKISDFGLAKIFNSNAIQGNTDKVVGTYGYMAPEYASEGVFSVKTDVFSFGVLLLEIISGKRNAGFHQQGAFFNLLGYAWKLWKEGRWFELVDASLEDNQDQTLEILKCITIALMCVQESAVDRPTMSDVVAMLSIETMSSLPLPKQPAYFNLSATDGELSTTSPSSVNVVTTSISEAR
- the LOC133886728 gene encoding G-type lectin S-receptor-like serine/threonine-protein kinase SRK isoform X4, encoding MAPEYASEGVFSVKTDVFSFGVLLLEIISGKRNAGFHQQGAFFNLLGYAWKLWKEGRWFELVDASLEDNQDQTLEILKCITIALMCVQESAVDRPTMSDVVAMLSIETMSSLPLPKQPAYFNLSATDGELSTTSPSSVNVVTTSISEAR